TCAGCTGAGAAGCCGGACGGGCCCCTCGCGGGGTCGGGCACAGGACCCCGTGCGGGAGCGGAAACGGCCGGGCGCCGTACGCTGTCGGGACCGGGGCCCCGGCGGCACAACGGCCGGGCCCGGAGGGACCTTTGTACGAGATGCGCGTGCTGTCCGGCTGCGAGACCGAGGGCTCCCCCGGGGTCGGATAGGGGTCTGTTACAGGTTACTTAAAGGTATGTCGTGACTTGACATGCAAGAAACAGTAGAACCCGTTCCCACTCCATCTGAGAGTGAGGAACCACCATGAAAGAGCCCCTCATGCACCGTGCCATCCCCCGAGGCGTCTCCCGCCGCGGCCTCATCACTGGAACCGGTTCTCTTCTGGGAGCCGCAGCACTCGGCGGGCGCGCCCTCGCCGTCGGCGCCCAGGCCGCTCCCGGCGCCGCGCCCCGGGCCACCGCGATCGCCGACGGCGCCCAGGTGTCGGCACTGGTGATCGGCAGCGGCTACGGCGGCTGTGTCGCCGCGCTGCGGCTGGCGGAGGCGGGCGTCGACGTCCACATGGTCGAGATGGGCATGGCCTGGGACACCCCGGGCGCCGACGGCAAGATCTTCGCCAACACCACCGACCCGGACAAGCGCTCCTACTGGCTGCGCACCAGAACCAAGCAGCCCCTCAGCAACTTCCTCGGCTTCCCCATCGACCGGGACATCCCCCGCTACACCGGAATCCTGGACGCCGAGGACTTCAGCGGTATCACGGTCTACCAGGGCCGGGGCGTGGGCGGCGGCTCCCTCGTGAACGGGGGCATGGCGGTCACGCCCCGGCGGGAGAACTTCGGCACCATCCTCCCGTCGGTGAACACCGGGGAGATGTACGACACTTACTACCCGCGCGCCAACGCCGCGCTCGGGGTCAGCACCATCGACCCGGACTGGTTCGAGACCACCGAGGGCTACCAGTACTCGCGGGTCGGCCGTAAGCAGGCCGAGCGCTCCGGCTTCCCCTTCGTCTTCGTCCCCGACGTGTACGACTGGGACTACATGAAGCAGGAGGCCGCGGGGACCGCCCCCAAGTCGGCGCTGGCCGGGGAGATCCTCTACGGCAACAACCACGGCAAGAAGTCGCTCCAGAAGACCTATCTCCCCCGGATCAGAGCCACCGGCAAGGTCACCGTCTCGCCCCTGCACAGGGTCACGACGGTCCGCCCCGCGTCCGGCGGCGGCTACACCGTCACCCTCGAACAGCTCGACACCGGCGGCGGGACCACGGCCACCAAGTCCGTCACGGCGGACCGGGTGTTCTTCGCGGCGGGCAGCGTCGGCACCAGCAAACTGCTGGTCTCCCAGCGGGCCTCCGGCGCCCTGCCGCGCCTCAACGGGGAGGTCGGCAAGGGCTGGGGCGACAACGGCAACGTGATGTGCGGCCGTGCGAACCACCTGTGGGACCCGACCGGGGCGCTCCAGTCGAGCATCCCCACGGCGGGCATCGACAACTGGGCAGCGGGCGGCGCCTTCGCCGAGGTGGCGCCGCTGCCCACCGGCATCGAGACCTACGCCTCGTTCTATCTGTCGATCACCAAGAACCCGCACCGCGCGGAGTTCTCCTGGAACGCCGGAGCGGGCCGGGTCGAGCTGAACTGGCAGACCTCCTGGAAGCAGGAGTCCATCGACATGGCCAAATCGATCTTCGACAAGATCAACGCGAAGGAGGGGACGATCTACCGGACCGACCTGTTCGGGACGTACAAGATCTGGGGCGACCACCTCACCTACCACCCGCTCGGCGGCGCCGTCCTCGGCAAGGCGACGGACAACTACGGCCGCCTGCACGGCCATCCGGGCCTGTACGTCATCGACGGTGCGCTGGTCCCCGGCAACACCAGCGTCAATCCGTTCGTCACCATCACGGCGCTCGCCGAACGGAACATCGAGAAGATCATCGCCACCGACCTGTGAGGGACGCGCCCGGGTGCCGCCTCAGTGACCGGGCAGCGCACACACCGTGTCGAGGCCCAGCACGTGGTTGAGCCGGCCGAACGCCAGCCACGAGCCGATGCTCATGCTCAGCTCGACGATCTGGGTCTGGCTGTAGTGCGCTGTCATCCGGGCCCAGAACGCGTCGTCCAGGCCATGGTGATCCAGGGCGTACCGCTCGGCGTACTCGGCGGCCAGCCGGGTGCGTGCGTCGAACGCCTCGGTGGTACGCCACTGGGTCACCGCCTCGGCGAACCCCTCCTCGACCTTGTGCCCGTCCCGCTCGGTGCGCCAGTCGAGGCAGAAGGCACAGCCGTTGATCTGCGCGACGCGCAGCCGCGCCGACTCGAACTCGCGCAGGCCGAGGGTGGTGTGGGCGTACACCGCCAGCGAGAACTCCGCAGCCGCGGGCCCGATGCCGGGCACCATCTCGCCCCACACGTACCCGATCGGGTCCTTGCCTTCGGGGATGTCGATGTTCATGACCGCTTCCTTCCTGGTTCGCCGGGTCGGCCGAGTCCGCCGGCTGCGGGCCGCAGCGGCACATCCAGCGCGTCGTAGAGGCCGGGCTCCGCGTCCACGAGCCAGTCGATGGCGCCCACCAGGCGGGCGGCGGCGGTCGCGTTGCCTCCGGCGGAGCGGTTGCCGTCCTCGTCCATGGCCTCGACGGTGACCTCGATGCGGGGCGCGCCCTCGATGACGACCCGGTGCGCGCCGACCCCGTCGGGCGGCGTGGGCCAGTCGGGCGCGCAGGACGGGTGGACGCGGGTGACGTGCTCGACGACGAGGCGGGGTTCACCGCCCACGATCCCCTGCACCTCGAACCGGACGGCGCCCTGGGTGCCCGCCTCGAACGCGCCCATCGTCCGCGTGCGCACGGTCTCCTGGAGGGGGCGCCGCTCCAACGTCTCGCGGATCTCCTCCAGTTCGAGGCCCAGCGCCCTGGCCATCAGCCGTAGCTGCCCGCCCCACACCATGGCCGGGACCGTGGGCGCGATCATCGGCGGCTCGTAGTCCATCGGCTGGCCCATGCCGACCAGATACCGGACCGCGTCGGGCTGGTCGTAGGTGGAGTAGTCGAAGATCTCCTGGCAGCGGATCACGTCCACGGTGGTGCCGAGCCCGCTGATCAGCAGCGGCAGTACGTCGTTGCCCCAGCCGGGGTCGACGCCCGAGACGAACAGCGAGCCACCGCCCTCCGCGACGGCTGCCAGCACCGGCTCGCGCAGCTCGGGCGGGGCGCTCTCGGGGTCGTAGAGCGCGTAGAGGGAGGGGGTGACGACCACGGCCCCGGCGCGGACAGCGCGCAGGATGTCGGCCAGGGCCTCCTCGGGCCGGATGTCCCCGGAGGCGGCGTAGACCACCGCGCGGGGTCCCTCGGCCAGGACCGCCTCGACGTCGTCGCGCGCCGCGACTCCCACGTCACGGCCGAGCCCGCCGAGGTCGCCCGCGTCACGGCCGGTCTTCTCCGGGCTGTGGACGAGGACGGACGCCAGGTTCAGCGCCGGATGGGCCGCCACGGCACGGATCGCCGCGCGCCCGACATTGCCGGTACCCCAGACAACCGTGGAAATCATGCGCGGAGGGTAGCGAGAGGGCGTATCGGTTCATAGTGCCGTGCCCCGAAAAAGTCACCGCCGGATCCGGGCCGGGGCGGTCCGGGGCCCGGCTGTTCACCCGGGGACGTCGGCGTCGCCGAGGAAGACCCGCTCTTCGGTGAGGTAGAACTCGCTGCGGCTCATGTCGATGAAGCCCTGTTCGTCGGGGCGGATCGTCTCGCGGTACTCCGTCGACCGGATCAGCCCCTGGATGTCGTCCGGGCTGTCGAACCACTGCCGTACGACGGCCTCGAACCGCGTCTCCGCGACCCCGGGAAAACCCAGGGGCTTCGGATACTCGGCGGTGTAGCGCCGCACATACCTCCGGGCGGCGGCGGTCGAGGCGACCATCGGCGCGTGGCGCTCACGGTGATGCTTGAGGAACTCCTCCCTCGACAGCTCCGGTAAACGGCACAGCAGGCTCACGAGGATGACCATGCGCCAAGGCTAGCCCGCGCCCAGGCCGGCTCGAAGCGCTTGCCTGGAGCCGATATTCACGACGGCAGGCGCCGAACCCTCACCGGTGACGACTTGCCCAAGGTGCCGTGCTCAGCGGTCCGCCGCGGCCTGCGTCGCCGGCGAGATCCGGCTGGGAATCGGCGCCGACGGCCGGCGGTGGATACGCGCCGCCTCCGTACTGGGAAGGGGAACCGTACCGGGACACCCCGTCGCGGGGAGAAAACAGTGCTAGAAAATCGTCATGAAGGTTCCATTTGCACCAAAGAGGCGCGATTCATTCCATCTCTCCGGTGGCCCCGCGCGTGATCAAGGTGAGTCCGCGGGTTCGGGGCCGCGCACTCTGCTGAGTCCGCGCAGTGCCGCCGGGCAGGTGTTCGTTTTGCAGATCGTGATCGTGGTGCTGTTGATCGCGGCCTCGGTGACGGCCCTGGTCCTCCAGGCGGGGCGCGACAGCAGGCGGGGGGCCGAGCGTCAGTCGCTGACCGCCGCGGAGACGTTCGCGAACGCCCCGGGCACGGCCCGGGCGTTGAAGAGCGGGCATCCGACGGCCGTGCTACAGCCGCGTGCGGAAGCAACGCGGAAGAAGGCAGGCCTGACCTTCATCGTTGTCACGGACACCAACGGAATCCGCTATACGCACCCCGACCCGAAGCGGATCGGGAAGAAGTTCATCGGCACCATCAAACCGTCACAGAAGGGCCGCACGACCGTCGAGCAGGCCCCCGGGCTGTCCCTGCCCGCGGGCAGCGGACCGGTCATCCAGGCGGTGGTCCCGGTGACCGATGACCGCGGCTCGGTCATCGGTCTGGTGTCCGCCGGGATCAAGGTCCGCCACGTGATAAGCCTGTCCGACCGGCAACTGCCGATCATCTTCGGCACCGGGGCGGTCGCGCTCGCCTTGTCCACCCTCGGGACGGCACTGGTGGCCAGACGGCTGCGTCGGCAGACGCACGGTCTTGGGCCGGCGGAGATGACGCGGATGTACGAGCACCATGACGCGGTGCTGCACGCGGTCCGGGAGGGAGTGCTGATCATCGGCGCCGACGGGCGGCTGCTGCTGGCCAACGATGAGGGGCGGCGGCTGCTGGAACTGCCGGCGGACGCAGAGCAGCGCCAGGTGGGGGAGCTGGAGCTGAACGCGGACATGGCGAGACTGCTGGCATCGGGTGAGCCGGCCACGGATGAGGTGCATCTCGTAGGGGATCGGTTGCTGGCGGTCAACATCCGGTCCACTGCCCCGTACGGCGGTCAAGCAGGCTGGGTGGTGACGTTGCGAGACACCACAGAGCTGTCGGCGGTCACCGGACGGGCTGAGGTGGCGCGGGAGCGGCTGACGCTCCTGTACGACGCCGGAGTGCGGATCGGCACCACGCTGGATGTGGTGCGTACCGCGCAGGAGTTCGCAGAGGTGGCGACCCCGCGGTTTGCCGATATCGTCACCGTCGATCTGCTGGAGCAGGTGGAACGGGGCGGGGAGCCGACCAGGACGGCGGACATGCGCCGTACGGCGATCAGCGGCGGGCACCAGGAACGGGAGGCGCTCCACCCGGTCGGAGAACTGATCACCTTGTCGCCGGCGGCGCCGCAGGCGCGAGCCCTGGAAGCAGGGCGGGCAGCGCTGGAGCAAGACCTGAGACAGGCGCGGGGGTGGCGCGATCAGGACCCCGACCGGGCCCGCAGGGCACTGGAGTTCGGGATGCATTCGCTGGTGACGGTGCCGCTCCGGGCGCGCGGTGAGGTGCTGGGGATGACGGATTTCTGGCGCACGGGGGATTCGCCGCCGTTCAAGGAAGAAGACCTTTCCTTCGCGGAGGAGCTGGCGGCGAGGGCGGCGGTGGCCATCGACAACGCCCGCCGCTTCACCCGTGAGCACATGATGGCGGTGACCCTACAGCGCAGCTTGCTGCCGCAGGGGGTACCGGAACAGAACGCGCTGGAGGTGGCCTGGCGGTATCTGCCGGCCGAAGCCGGGGTGGGCGGGGACTGGTTCGACGTCATCCCGCTGTCGGGCGCCCGGGTGGCGCTGGTGGTCGGTGACGTGGTCGGCCACGGATTGCACGCCGCGGCGACGATGGGACGGCTGCGCACCGCGGTACACAACTTCTCCGCCCTGGACCTGCCCCCGGACGAGCTGCTCGGGCACCTGGACGAACTGGTCGCTCGCATCGACAGCGACGAGATCGTGGGCGACCATCCGCAGGGCCACGCCGAAGCGGTCACGGGAGCGACCTGTCTGTACGCGATCTACGACCCGGTCACGGGAGTGTGCACGGCGGCGCGAGCGGGACATCCGCCGCCGGCGATCGTGCATCCGGACGGGAGCGTCTCCTATCCGGAAGTGCCCGCTTCGCCTCCTCTCGGCCTGGGCAGCAACCCCTTTGAAACCACCGAGCTGCGCCTGTCCGAGGGCTCACGACTTGTGCTGTACACCGACGGGCTGATCGAGAACCGCAATCGGGACATCGACACCGGGCTGGGTCTGCTGCGCGAGGCGCTGGAAGGGGCGGAGCGTACGCCGGAGGAGACATGTCAGGCGGCGATCGAGGCGATGTTGCCGGCGCACCCATCCGATGACATCGCGCTGCTGGTGGCGCGCACACAGTTGCTCGACCCCTCCAGAGTGGCGCATTGGGAGGTGCCGCCGGATCCGGCGGCGGTGGCCCCGGTCCGTGCGGAGTGCGTGGCGCAACTGCAGGCGTGGGGGCTGACGGACATCGGGTACACCACGGAACTCATCCTCAGCGAGCTGATCACCAACGCGATCCGATACGGATCGCCTCCGGTCAGGGTGCGGCTGCTGCACTGCCGCAAGCTGATCTGCGAGGTGTCGGACGGGTCCAGCACCTCGCCACATGTGCGAAGGGCAGCCACCACGGAGGAGGGCGGACGTGGGCTGTTCTTGGTCGCGCAGCTCGCCCAGCGGTGGGGTACGCGGTACTTGCCGGGTGGCAAAGTCATCTGGACCCAACAACCGCTGAACAACGGTGCCGGTGCCGGTGCCGGTGCCGCAACGAGCGACGCGCTCACCGAAGCCCTCCTCGACCAGTTCGACGATCCCGCCCTCTGACCCACGGGAACGCAGCGGTGCGTCAGCACGCCGGCGCCCTGACGTGCGCATGGACCGGTGCCGTACGGCCGCTCAAGCAGCGCTGGGGCTGCTTTACGGGGGGGCAGATCCAGTGGATGCGCGACCCGTCGGTGGGCATCGCCGCGATTGCCGAGACGTTCGCGCGGGTGCTCGCCCCCGGCAGGCTCCGATTCCGCTGGAAAGACAGACCGTACGGGCGGTGGAGGACCGTCCCCGGTTCAAAGCCGGCTCCGATCTCCGCGCGCGCGGCGCCGGGCGCCGGCGTCGGGCGCCCGGTCAGTCCGACACCATCTGGAGAAGCGCCGTGCCGTCCTTCCCGGTCGCCACCTGGATCACCACGGCGTCGGGCTCGGCGCTCGGCCGGGCGGTCCCCACCCGGCCGCACGAATTGCCGCCGCCGTTGCTGCGGACAACGGTGATGCAGCCCTGTCCCGGGCCGCCGGCCCCGCCCTCGGACCGGCCGTTGCCCGACTTCACCGTGTACTCGACCTTGTTCGGGCCGACCTCGGTCACGGACAGCGTCGCCCGGCCGCCCGGACCCTTGAAACGGATCTTTACCCGTTCGGACACCGCGATCTCGCAGTTGCCGTCCGCGCAGGCTCCGGTGTCCCGCCCGTCCGCCGCCGACACCGAGGGTTTCGCCGAGGCGGCGCGATCGCCGGACGGGCTCCCCGAGGACGCGGAGCGGGACTTCGACCCGCCACCGGCGCCCGAGGACTCCCCGTCGGCCTGGTCGGACCCTCCACAGCCGACCACCGTCAGCGCGGTCAGCAATGTCAGCGCAAGGGCTGCCCCCGGCTGATACGTACGCGCACTTCGCGCACTGTGTGCTCTGTGCGCAGAGCGCTCCGAAGTCGTCGCGGCGCCAGCCGAAGTCGTCCCGGCCATGATGCTCCCCCGTGTTCTGCGTGCCTCGGCTCAAATGTTCGGTTGCCAGTCTTCCCCCGCGCCTTCGCCCCCACTCCTTCCGACTCCGCTCGTGCGCGCGGCTCAGCGGGCCATTGTCAGCGGTGGCCGGTCGCCGAACGAAACAAATAGCACCTCCGGCCGCCTCCCCGCACCCGTCCGTCTCCTCTCGCAGGTCCCCGTCCGTCTCCTCGCACAGGTCACGGCCTAAGCTGCCCGCCATGACGGCTCCCGACGACCACCACCCCGACGACCGGGAGGGCTTCGCCCTCCGGTGGCAGACCTCGACCCCGAGTGAACGGCGCACACTGATGCGTCAGGGCCGGGAGTCGCCCGAGACGGCCCGGCAGGCCTCCATGCTGGCGGGCGTGCTCTTCGCGGCCGGTGGGATCGCCGCGACGGCCAAGGCCGTCAACCGGCATGAATCGCCCCTGGTGATCGGGGGCTGTGTGGCGGCGGTCGTCCTGTGCGCGGCGATGGCGGAGCTGAGCCGCCGGGGCCGTACGCGGGTCGGCATGACACTGATGGTCGTCGGCCTCATCACGCTGAGCCTCGTCGAAACGCTGTGAGGGTGGGCGGCTTGTGAGGGTGGGCGGCTGACGCCGCCGAACGCCCCCTCCGCGTCCCGGTGTCCGGCAGCACGCGGCCCCTCCGGAGTTGTGCGTGAGTGAGCGGCGAACCCGGGAAGGATGCGTCCGTTCACGCCCTGCGGGCCCACCGCGGGCAACCACCGGAGGGAGACAGCGTGCGTGTCATCGTCATCGGAACCGGGGTCGTCGGCGCGGCGGCAGGCTACGAGCTGGCCCGTTCCGGCGTGGACACCGTCCTGGTCGACGCCGTGCGGGAGGGCGGGGCCACCTCGGCGGGCGCCGGGATCATCTGCCCCTGGTCGAGCCGGATGACCGACCCCGACTACTACCGGATGGCGGTGGCCGGAGCCGAGCACTACCCCGGCCTGCTGGAGACCCTCGCGGAGGACGGCGAGACGGAGGTCGGCCATCGCCGGGTCGGCGCGCTGCGGCTGCTCTTCCCCGAGGAGGCGGAGAGCGTCCACTCCTCGGTGACCGCGCGCGCCGCCGCCTCCGCGCCGGCCGGGGAGGTCTCCCTGATCGACGGGGCCGAGGCCGCCGCGCTCTTCCCGCCGCTGCGCCACGAGGGGCCGGTCCTCCATGTCACGGGCGGCGCGCGCCTGGACGGACGGCTGCTGCG
This sequence is a window from Streptomyces sp. NBC_01775. Protein-coding genes within it:
- a CDS encoding SpoIIE family protein phosphatase, which encodes MKVPFAPKRRDSFHLSGGPARDQGESAGSGPRTLLSPRSAAGQVFVLQIVIVVLLIAASVTALVLQAGRDSRRGAERQSLTAAETFANAPGTARALKSGHPTAVLQPRAEATRKKAGLTFIVVTDTNGIRYTHPDPKRIGKKFIGTIKPSQKGRTTVEQAPGLSLPAGSGPVIQAVVPVTDDRGSVIGLVSAGIKVRHVISLSDRQLPIIFGTGAVALALSTLGTALVARRLRRQTHGLGPAEMTRMYEHHDAVLHAVREGVLIIGADGRLLLANDEGRRLLELPADAEQRQVGELELNADMARLLASGEPATDEVHLVGDRLLAVNIRSTAPYGGQAGWVVTLRDTTELSAVTGRAEVARERLTLLYDAGVRIGTTLDVVRTAQEFAEVATPRFADIVTVDLLEQVERGGEPTRTADMRRTAISGGHQEREALHPVGELITLSPAAPQARALEAGRAALEQDLRQARGWRDQDPDRARRALEFGMHSLVTVPLRARGEVLGMTDFWRTGDSPPFKEEDLSFAEELAARAAVAIDNARRFTREHMMAVTLQRSLLPQGVPEQNALEVAWRYLPAEAGVGGDWFDVIPLSGARVALVVGDVVGHGLHAAATMGRLRTAVHNFSALDLPPDELLGHLDELVARIDSDEIVGDHPQGHAEAVTGATCLYAIYDPVTGVCTAARAGHPPPAIVHPDGSVSYPEVPASPPLGLGSNPFETTELRLSEGSRLVLYTDGLIENRNRDIDTGLGLLREALEGAERTPEETCQAAIEAMLPAHPSDDIALLVARTQLLDPSRVAHWEVPPDPAAVAPVRAECVAQLQAWGLTDIGYTTELILSELITNAIRYGSPPVRVRLLHCRKLICEVSDGSSTSPHVRRAATTEEGGRGLFLVAQLAQRWGTRYLPGGKVIWTQQPLNNGAGAGAGAATSDALTEALLDQFDDPAL
- a CDS encoding EthD domain-containing protein is translated as MVILVSLLCRLPELSREEFLKHHRERHAPMVASTAAARRYVRRYTAEYPKPLGFPGVAETRFEAVVRQWFDSPDDIQGLIRSTEYRETIRPDEQGFIDMSRSEFYLTEERVFLGDADVPG
- a CDS encoding NAD(P)H-dependent amine dehydrogenase family protein; this encodes MISTVVWGTGNVGRAAIRAVAAHPALNLASVLVHSPEKTGRDAGDLGGLGRDVGVAARDDVEAVLAEGPRAVVYAASGDIRPEEALADILRAVRAGAVVVTPSLYALYDPESAPPELREPVLAAVAEGGGSLFVSGVDPGWGNDVLPLLISGLGTTVDVIRCQEIFDYSTYDQPDAVRYLVGMGQPMDYEPPMIAPTVPAMVWGGQLRLMARALGLELEEIRETLERRPLQETVRTRTMGAFEAGTQGAVRFEVQGIVGGEPRLVVEHVTRVHPSCAPDWPTPPDGVGAHRVVIEGAPRIEVTVEAMDEDGNRSAGGNATAAARLVGAIDWLVDAEPGLYDALDVPLRPAAGGLGRPGEPGRKRS
- a CDS encoding carboxymuconolactone decarboxylase family protein, producing MNIDIPEGKDPIGYVWGEMVPGIGPAAAEFSLAVYAHTTLGLREFESARLRVAQINGCAFCLDWRTERDGHKVEEGFAEAVTQWRTTEAFDARTRLAAEYAERYALDHHGLDDAFWARMTAHYSQTQIVELSMSIGSWLAFGRLNHVLGLDTVCALPGH
- a CDS encoding GMC oxidoreductase, with translation MKEPLMHRAIPRGVSRRGLITGTGSLLGAAALGGRALAVGAQAAPGAAPRATAIADGAQVSALVIGSGYGGCVAALRLAEAGVDVHMVEMGMAWDTPGADGKIFANTTDPDKRSYWLRTRTKQPLSNFLGFPIDRDIPRYTGILDAEDFSGITVYQGRGVGGGSLVNGGMAVTPRRENFGTILPSVNTGEMYDTYYPRANAALGVSTIDPDWFETTEGYQYSRVGRKQAERSGFPFVFVPDVYDWDYMKQEAAGTAPKSALAGEILYGNNHGKKSLQKTYLPRIRATGKVTVSPLHRVTTVRPASGGGYTVTLEQLDTGGGTTATKSVTADRVFFAAGSVGTSKLLVSQRASGALPRLNGEVGKGWGDNGNVMCGRANHLWDPTGALQSSIPTAGIDNWAAGGAFAEVAPLPTGIETYASFYLSITKNPHRAEFSWNAGAGRVELNWQTSWKQESIDMAKSIFDKINAKEGTIYRTDLFGTYKIWGDHLTYHPLGGAVLGKATDNYGRLHGHPGLYVIDGALVPGNTSVNPFVTITALAERNIEKIIATDL